A single genomic interval of Psychroserpens sp. NJDZ02 harbors:
- a CDS encoding mevalonate kinase, whose protein sequence is MKGPLFYSKILLFGEYGIIKDSKGLSIPYNFYNGALKTEENPSEEAQKSNESLQRFTEYLSKIDNNLVVFDIELLRKDVNAGMYFDSSIPQGYGVGSSGALVAAIYDKYAQDKITVLENLTREKLLSLKAVFSEMESFFHGKSSGLDPLNSYLSLPILINSQENIEATGIPTQSSDGLGAVFLLDSGIIGETAPMVSIFMENMKQEGFRKMLKNQFIKHTDACVDDFLKGDIKSLFKNTKQLSKVVLNHFKPMIPTQFHELWKNGIESNDYYLKLCGSGGGGYILGFTPDIKKAEQALKDYKLEVVYNF, encoded by the coding sequence ATGAAAGGCCCCTTATTTTATTCAAAAATATTATTGTTCGGAGAATACGGAATTATTAAAGATTCTAAAGGTCTCTCGATACCTTATAACTTTTATAATGGCGCACTTAAAACAGAGGAAAATCCTTCTGAAGAGGCACAAAAATCAAATGAAAGTTTGCAACGTTTTACGGAATATCTATCTAAAATAGATAATAATTTGGTTGTTTTTGATATTGAACTATTAAGAAAAGATGTTAATGCAGGTATGTATTTTGACTCATCTATACCTCAAGGATATGGCGTTGGTAGTAGTGGTGCATTAGTAGCTGCTATTTATGATAAATATGCACAAGATAAAATAACGGTTTTAGAAAATTTAACTAGAGAAAAATTATTATCTCTTAAAGCTGTTTTTTCTGAAATGGAATCTTTTTTTCACGGAAAGTCTTCTGGTTTAGATCCTTTAAATAGTTATTTAAGTTTACCAATTTTAATAAACTCTCAAGAAAATATTGAAGCGACAGGTATTCCAACGCAAAGTAGTGATGGACTTGGTGCTGTGTTTTTATTAGATTCTGGTATTATTGGTGAAACAGCACCAATGGTAAGTATTTTTATGGAAAACATGAAGCAAGAAGGCTTTAGAAAAATGCTTAAAAATCAGTTTATAAAACATACGGATGCATGTGTTGATGATTTCTTAAAAGGAGATATCAAGTCGTTATTTAAAAACACAAAACAATTATCTAAAGTCGTACTTAATCATTTTAAACCTATGATTCCAACTCAGTTTCATGAGTTGTGGAAAAACGGAATCGAATCCAACGATTATTATTTAAAATTATGTGGCTCTGGAGGTGGAGGCTATATTTTAGGATTTACACCAGATATTAAAAAAGCAGAACAAGCACTAAAAGATTATAAGCTTGAAGTCGTTTATAATTTTTAA
- a CDS encoding diphosphomevalonate/mevalonate 3,5-bisphosphate decarboxylase family protein, which produces MNLKHFLVHNYQYSPSNGVVSWSSPSNIALVKYWGKKEHQLPENPSISFTLESCKTITELIFEKREGTTDGFSFEVFLDEEFKPDFHPKIETFFKRIESYLPFLKDFHFIIKTKNTFPHSSGIASSASGMSALALCLMSIEKQKDPTISDSDFIQKASFLARLGSGSACRSLEGDLVVWGEHPGIEGSSDLFGIKYPYKVHDNFKNYQDTILLVDKGEKQVSSTVGHDLMYGHPFAKQRFNQAVDHISTIKNILETGDLDAFIALVESEALTLHAMMMTSMPYFILMKPNTLEIINKIWSFRQDTGLPISFTLDAGANVHVLYPEKDAVKILEFIKLELVAYCQNGHYICDKIGFGAKQL; this is translated from the coding sequence ATGAACTTAAAACATTTTTTGGTACATAATTATCAGTATTCGCCTTCAAATGGGGTTGTTTCTTGGTCATCACCAAGTAATATTGCCTTAGTCAAATATTGGGGTAAAAAGGAACATCAACTGCCTGAAAACCCCTCAATAAGTTTTACTTTAGAGTCTTGTAAAACAATTACAGAACTTATATTTGAAAAAAGAGAAGGTACAACGGATGGTTTTTCATTCGAAGTTTTTTTAGATGAAGAATTCAAACCTGATTTCCATCCTAAAATTGAAACTTTTTTTAAGCGTATTGAAAGTTATTTGCCTTTTTTAAAAGATTTTCATTTCATTATAAAAACAAAAAACACATTTCCTCACAGTTCAGGAATAGCATCTTCTGCTTCCGGAATGAGTGCTTTAGCGTTGTGTTTAATGAGTATAGAAAAACAAAAAGATCCAACAATTTCTGATTCAGATTTTATTCAAAAAGCGTCATTTTTGGCAAGATTAGGTTCTGGTAGTGCCTGCAGAAGTCTTGAAGGCGATTTAGTCGTTTGGGGAGAACATCCAGGAATTGAAGGTAGTAGCGATTTATTTGGTATTAAATATCCCTATAAAGTACACGATAATTTTAAGAACTATCAGGATACCATATTACTAGTGGATAAAGGCGAGAAACAAGTTAGTAGTACGGTTGGTCACGATTTAATGTATGGGCATCCATTTGCGAAACAACGTTTTAATCAGGCTGTTGATCATATTTCTACTATCAAAAACATATTAGAAACGGGAGACCTAGATGCTTTTATTGCTTTAGTAGAAAGTGAGGCATTAACACTGCATGCGATGATGATGACAAGTATGCCTTATTTTATTTTAATGAAACCCAATACATTGGAAATTATAAATAAGATTTGGAGTTTTAGACAGGATACGGGTTTACCCATAAGCTTTACTTTGGATGCTGGTGCTAATGTCCATGTACTGTATCCTGAAAAAGATGCAGTTAAAATTTTAGAATTCATTAAATTAGAGTTGGTTGCATATTGTCAAAACGGTCACTATATTTGTGACAAAATTGGTTTTGGAGCAAAACAGTTGTAA
- a CDS encoding TetR/AcrR family transcriptional regulator, whose protein sequence is MDKKQRIIITMLELVVKQGVHATPMSQVAREANVAVGTIYHYFETKNQIIEEIYLMIIKDYGIVLMANLPENGSFKDKYDAMWLNLFNYFVGNPLAFQFIEYVAVPPIISKEIVKKGIPYIGNIRDFFLQGILDKELRNVPLRLILQMIFGDVVSAMRLKITEDLEMTKQEIDFALEMSWDSVKYKTN, encoded by the coding sequence ATGGACAAAAAACAACGTATTATTATCACTATGCTAGAGCTAGTGGTAAAACAAGGTGTACACGCTACACCCATGTCTCAAGTTGCCAGAGAAGCAAATGTTGCTGTTGGTACAATTTATCATTATTTTGAAACTAAAAATCAAATTATTGAGGAAATTTACTTGATGATCATAAAAGATTATGGTATTGTCTTAATGGCAAATCTTCCAGAAAACGGAAGTTTCAAAGACAAATACGACGCCATGTGGTTAAATTTATTCAACTATTTTGTTGGTAACCCATTAGCTTTTCAATTTATTGAATATGTTGCCGTACCTCCTATTATATCCAAAGAGATTGTAAAAAAAGGAATACCTTACATAGGTAATATTAGAGATTTCTTTTTGCAAGGCATATTGGATAAAGAGCTAAGAAACGTCCCACTTAGATTAATTTTACAAATGATTTTTGGAGATGTAGTCTCTGCAATGCGCTTAAAGATTACCGAAGATTTAGAAATGACTAAACAAGAAATAGATTTTGCTTTAGAAATGTCGTGGGATTCGGTTAAATACAAAACTAACTAG
- a CDS encoding NAD(P)/FAD-dependent oxidoreductase yields MKQYDVIIIGGGAAGFFAAINIGELHPNLKVAILERGKDVLGKVKVSGGGRCNVTHAEFVPQELTTYYPRGEKELLGPFHTFMTGDTMGWFEDRGVALKIEDDGRIFPVSNNSQTIIDCFLSEANKHKVEVLTNQSVLGFKKTNADWEIETKTDHFLANKIVVATGSNPKIWSFLQELNHTIIKPVPSLFTFNITDDRIKDIPGVVAQNVTVKVADSNLESSGPLLITHWGMSAPSILKLSAFGALELAERDYKFNIEVNFINQDNDVVLSSLKDIKQELSKKTVLKATQFDLPKRLWKTLVMASDITEETRWADLNKAQLEALSNQLTKAVFKVDGKSTFKEEFVTAGGIDLKEVNFKNYKSKLHDNLYFAGEIINVDAVTGGFNFQNAWTSAYIVAKNLDS; encoded by the coding sequence ATGAAACAATACGATGTAATAATTATTGGAGGTGGTGCAGCAGGTTTTTTTGCTGCAATTAATATAGGAGAATTACACCCAAATTTGAAAGTCGCCATTTTAGAACGTGGTAAAGATGTGCTTGGTAAAGTCAAAGTCTCTGGCGGAGGACGCTGTAATGTGACGCATGCCGAGTTTGTGCCTCAAGAGTTAACAACATATTACCCTAGAGGCGAAAAAGAATTGTTAGGGCCCTTTCATACGTTTATGACAGGTGATACCATGGGGTGGTTTGAAGATAGAGGCGTGGCGTTAAAAATTGAAGATGATGGTCGTATTTTTCCTGTTAGTAATAACTCTCAAACTATTATCGATTGTTTTTTAAGTGAGGCGAATAAGCATAAAGTTGAGGTGTTAACTAATCAATCTGTGCTAGGTTTTAAAAAAACAAATGCGGATTGGGAGATTGAGACTAAAACAGATCATTTTTTGGCAAACAAAATAGTAGTAGCGACTGGAAGTAATCCAAAAATATGGTCTTTTTTACAAGAACTAAATCATACTATAATTAAACCCGTACCCTCTTTATTTACGTTTAATATTACAGATGATAGGATTAAAGATATACCAGGCGTTGTTGCACAAAATGTTACGGTAAAAGTAGCTGATTCCAATTTGGAATCTTCTGGGCCATTATTAATAACGCATTGGGGGATGAGTGCACCTTCTATTTTAAAACTGTCTGCTTTTGGAGCTTTGGAATTGGCCGAAAGGGATTATAAATTTAATATTGAAGTTAATTTTATAAACCAGGATAATGACGTTGTGCTTTCTAGTTTAAAAGATATTAAACAGGAGTTGTCTAAAAAAACCGTGTTAAAAGCAACACAATTTGATTTGCCAAAACGTTTATGGAAAACACTAGTTATGGCTTCAGATATTACAGAAGAAACAAGGTGGGCTGATCTTAATAAAGCACAATTAGAAGCTTTAAGTAATCAATTAACTAAAGCTGTTTTTAAGGTGGATGGTAAAAGCACTTTTAAAGAAGAGTTTGTTACAGCAGGAGGAATAGATCTTAAAGAGGTCAATTTTAAAAATTACAAAAGTAAGTTACATGATAACTTATATTTTGCTGGCGAAATAATTAATGTTGACGCTGTGACTGGTGGTTTTAATTTTCAGAATGCATGGACAAGTGCTTATATTGTCGCTAAAAATTTAGATAGTTAA
- a CDS encoding glycerophosphodiester phosphodiesterase — MNKILKIGHRGAKGYVAENTLDSIKKAMALGVDGVEIDVHLCKSGEVVVFHDFTLDRTTNGTGRIGDFSLSELKKLKIDKQYEIPTLLEVFDLIADSIIINIELKGDNTAQPTSDIINYYVANKGWSMAHVLVSSFKSSELMAVFNYNSNIPLGVLTEGAWSEALVFAKTIKAKAIHPDFKMLTKENVRKAKALGLQINTWTVNKKQDIEKIISYQVDAIISDFPDRI; from the coding sequence ATGAATAAAATTCTTAAAATTGGTCATAGAGGCGCTAAGGGGTATGTCGCCGAAAACACGCTAGATTCTATAAAAAAAGCTATGGCTCTTGGGGTTGATGGTGTCGAGATTGATGTGCATTTATGTAAAAGTGGAGAGGTGGTTGTTTTTCATGATTTTACATTGGATAGAACAACAAATGGAACAGGTCGTATTGGCGATTTTTCTTTAAGTGAATTAAAAAAACTTAAAATTGATAAGCAATATGAAATACCGACTTTACTAGAGGTGTTCGATTTAATAGCCGATTCTATTATCATTAATATTGAATTGAAAGGTGATAATACAGCACAACCAACGAGTGATATCATCAATTATTATGTAGCCAATAAAGGATGGTCAATGGCTCATGTGTTAGTGAGTAGTTTTAAATCGTCCGAATTAATGGCTGTGTTTAATTATAATTCAAACATTCCATTAGGCGTGTTAACAGAAGGAGCTTGGTCAGAGGCTTTAGTGTTTGCAAAAACTATAAAAGCAAAAGCTATACATCCTGATTTTAAGATGTTAACTAAGGAAAATGTTAGAAAGGCTAAAGCGCTTGGGTTACAAATTAACACCTGGACGGTAAATAAAAAACAGGACATAGAAAAAATAATAAGTTATCAAGTAGATGCTATAATTAGTGATTTCCCAGACAGAATATGA
- a CDS encoding DUF2254 domain-containing protein: protein MRNIIVNGFEYLKKLESKIAFYPTVYSLFGVIFAFFMYYVENKGISAYLMDHVPLLVINNTATAFNILTTFIAGLISIMVFSFSMVMVLLNQASSNFSPRVLPGLISNKRHQKILGIYNATLLYCIFTMVSIEPDGDKYQLPGFSVLLAIVLMVVCLGAFIYFIHSISQEIQVHNIMQRIFSEAKNRLDKLITSEKNSSNKFPETEKWTTFKSVSTGFLQDIILEPVLEFAKNNECKFHVLAVKGQYVYKDKPLFKCSMKLEAEALEDVLSFFQFSRDEVIDDNYVLGFKQITEIAVKAMSPGINDPGTTEIAIDYLTELFEKRMQKQDVSILQHNNDSLVKINTVSFKTLLFFVLAPIRTYVKHDVVVVIKLIHMLNHLAFNVNSKNNSYVNAIKVEASKLFEDAKGAISNEADLKLITQHLSAFNL, encoded by the coding sequence ATGAGAAATATTATAGTCAATGGTTTTGAATATTTAAAAAAGTTAGAAAGCAAAATAGCCTTTTATCCAACGGTATACAGTCTGTTTGGTGTGATCTTTGCCTTTTTTATGTATTACGTAGAAAATAAGGGTATTTCTGCTTACTTAATGGATCATGTTCCTTTGCTGGTTATTAATAATACGGCAACTGCTTTTAATATTTTAACCACTTTTATTGCAGGGCTAATATCAATTATGGTATTTAGTTTTTCCATGGTTATGGTTTTGCTTAACCAAGCATCAAGCAATTTTTCGCCAAGAGTACTGCCTGGTTTAATTTCTAATAAACGTCATCAAAAAATATTAGGGATTTATAATGCGACTTTACTGTATTGTATATTTACTATGGTTTCAATTGAGCCAGACGGTGATAAATACCAATTACCTGGTTTTTCAGTGTTGTTGGCTATTGTTTTAATGGTGGTGTGTTTGGGCGCTTTTATTTATTTTATTCATTCTATTTCTCAAGAAATACAAGTGCATAATATAATGCAACGTATTTTTTCTGAAGCTAAAAACAGATTAGATAAACTTATTACTTCAGAAAAGAATAGTAGTAATAAGTTTCCTGAGACTGAGAAATGGACAACTTTCAAGTCGGTGTCAACTGGTTTTTTACAAGATATAATATTAGAACCTGTATTAGAGTTTGCTAAAAATAATGAGTGTAAATTTCATGTGTTAGCAGTAAAAGGGCAATATGTTTATAAGGATAAACCGTTGTTTAAGTGTAGTATGAAATTAGAAGCGGAAGCGCTTGAAGATGTGTTGAGCTTTTTTCAATTTTCTAGAGACGAAGTCATTGATGATAATTACGTGTTAGGTTTTAAACAAATTACCGAAATTGCAGTTAAGGCTATGTCGCCAGGGATAAATGATCCAGGAACGACAGAGATTGCAATAGATTATTTGACAGAATTATTTGAAAAAAGAATGCAGAAGCAAGATGTCAGTATTTTACAGCATAATAATGACTCTTTGGTTAAGATTAATACTGTAAGTTTTAAAACTCTTTTGTTTTTTGTGTTAGCTCCAATACGGACTTATGTCAAACACGATGTTGTCGTTGTTATTAAATTAATACACATGCTTAATCACTTAGCTTTTAACGTGAATAGTAAAAATAATAGCTATGTTAATGCAATCAAAGTAGAAGCTAGTAAGCTTTTTGAAGACGCTAAAGGAGCGATTAGTAATGAAGCGGATCTAAAATTAATCACACAACATTTAAGTGCTTTTAATTTATAG
- a CDS encoding metallophosphoesterase, with product MTKNNIFLTFTFAFLLSNCASFEAQYRDEISTQVELPNKKVHKTFYLVGDAGISPDNGFSKGLTAYKNFIKDKETKDDYTIFLGDNIYPAGLPKKDHESYDEAKNNIQAQVNSVKGFDGKVLFIPGNHDWYANGLHGLKDEEKFIEDALGENTFQPENGCPLEVVEVSDAIELIIIDTQWYLENWNKHPTINDECEIKTRERFLLELEGEFKKAQNKTVIVAMHHPMYTNGSHGGFYSKDKHLFPFQSNLPLPGLASLFTQIRTQGGVSIQDRFNERYNKMMNRIKTLALEYQNIIFTSGHEHTLQYIEDSGIKQIVSGAGAKGSGASLSNNGLFAYGKQGFAILTIYEDGSSYVSFYGEENEQAKLLYTKQVFDKKAPEYDLSQLPDSFPVTTQASIYTKEETDKTGVYQALFGEKYRDLYSQKVEVPVATLDTLYGGLEIVREGGGHQTRSLRLQTKDGRQLNMRALRKSATQYLQTVLFKETYLSDDFDKTKVEDLILDFYTAAHPYAFSVVPDLSHAADVYHTNPKLYYIPKHKYLKDYNYNYGGELYLIEERPEDNYSDEKNFGYADDIESTHDIIKKIRKDEKYKIDENAFVRARLFDMLLGDWDRHQDQWRWAQFNQENGDKLYKPIPRDRDQVFSNFDGAILDIMRFISGSTKQLQVYDAELKDIKWMNSAGIKLDKVLIQKSDKSVWLKQAQYLKEHITDAVIDEAFSKVPKEAQDESLQEIKTFLKGRRSNLLDIAERYSDYLNELVILTGTDKDDYIEVKRIGDNETQVIISRIKKGKKADVIVDRTFNKDITKELWIYALDDDDIIEVTGKANNLIFTRIIGGQNNDEYIINNGRRVRIYDHKSKPNTITKNDGAKINFTDIYNNNLFDFQKNIVKTSVITPSLGYNPDDGFKVGVGFNYTVKGFSRNPYSQQHRFKSGYFFATSGFSLNYDGEFANLFGDWNLHVSGQLTSENFTNNFFGYGNQTANNDDVLDLDYNRIKTSIYAASVGVLKKGDFGSDYGVKALVEAIEIGETPDRFIETLEPSAISTDFYGRRLFAGVEGNFNYHSFDNASNPTRGMTLGLDVGAKTEPEDTKYTYGYINSELGFYNALSTNRKLVLKTDLRSQLRFGDDLIFYQAANIGGNNGLRGYRLQRFTGQNSLTGSADVRYSFNQFKTRALPLQLGVFAGGDVGRVWTKNGDSKVWHNDYGVGFWVTAADSVSGTFNFFNSEEGLRFSFGFGLNF from the coding sequence ATGACAAAAAATAACATATTTCTAACGTTTACTTTCGCTTTTCTACTAAGTAATTGTGCCTCTTTTGAAGCGCAGTATAGAGATGAAATTTCGACTCAAGTCGAATTGCCTAATAAAAAAGTTCACAAAACATTTTATTTGGTTGGTGATGCTGGTATTTCTCCTGATAATGGTTTTTCTAAAGGTTTAACAGCGTATAAAAATTTTATTAAGGATAAAGAAACAAAAGACGATTATACAATATTTTTAGGAGATAATATTTATCCTGCAGGTTTGCCAAAAAAGGATCATGAGTCTTACGACGAAGCTAAAAATAACATTCAAGCACAAGTTAATTCGGTTAAAGGTTTTGATGGTAAAGTTTTGTTTATTCCGGGTAATCACGATTGGTATGCCAATGGTTTACATGGTCTAAAAGATGAGGAGAAATTTATCGAAGACGCTTTAGGAGAAAATACATTTCAACCAGAAAATGGTTGTCCATTAGAGGTTGTGGAGGTTAGTGATGCCATCGAGTTAATTATAATTGATACCCAATGGTATCTAGAAAATTGGAATAAGCATCCAACGATAAATGACGAGTGTGAAATTAAAACAAGAGAGCGTTTTCTTTTAGAATTAGAAGGCGAATTTAAAAAAGCGCAAAATAAAACAGTCATTGTCGCGATGCATCATCCAATGTATACCAATGGCTCGCATGGTGGGTTTTATTCTAAAGACAAACATTTATTTCCATTTCAAAGTAATTTGCCTCTACCAGGTTTAGCGTCTCTTTTTACGCAAATTAGAACGCAAGGAGGTGTGTCTATTCAGGATCGTTTTAACGAGCGTTATAACAAAATGATGAACCGTATTAAGACCTTAGCGTTAGAGTATCAAAATATTATTTTTACATCCGGTCACGAACATACATTACAGTACATTGAAGATAGTGGGATAAAGCAAATTGTATCTGGAGCTGGGGCTAAAGGGTCAGGAGCATCTTTAAGTAACAATGGCTTATTTGCTTATGGAAAACAAGGTTTTGCGATATTAACTATATATGAAGATGGAAGTAGTTATGTTAGCTTTTATGGCGAAGAGAATGAGCAAGCAAAACTATTGTATACGAAACAGGTTTTTGATAAAAAAGCACCGGAATATGACCTATCACAATTACCAGATAGTTTTCCTGTGACAACACAGGCTTCTATTTATACAAAAGAAGAAACGGATAAAACAGGGGTTTATCAAGCCTTGTTTGGAGAGAAGTATAGAGACTTATATAGTCAAAAAGTTGAAGTGCCTGTAGCAACTTTAGATACTCTTTATGGTGGTTTGGAGATTGTAAGAGAAGGAGGAGGGCATCAAACAAGATCTTTAAGGTTGCAAACCAAAGATGGCCGTCAATTAAATATGAGAGCCTTGCGTAAAAGTGCAACGCAATATTTGCAGACGGTATTGTTTAAAGAAACCTATCTGAGTGATGATTTTGATAAGACTAAAGTAGAAGATTTAATTTTAGACTTTTATACAGCAGCACATCCTTATGCCTTTTCTGTGGTTCCTGATTTATCTCATGCGGCGGATGTGTATCATACCAATCCAAAGTTATATTACATTCCAAAACATAAATATTTAAAGGATTATAATTACAATTATGGAGGCGAATTATATTTAATTGAAGAGCGTCCTGAAGATAATTATTCTGACGAGAAAAACTTTGGTTATGCTGATGATATCGAAAGTACACATGATATTATTAAGAAAATACGTAAAGACGAAAAATATAAAATAGACGAAAATGCATTTGTAAGAGCGCGTTTATTTGATATGCTTTTAGGAGATTGGGATAGACATCAAGACCAATGGCGATGGGCACAATTTAATCAAGAAAACGGTGATAAGTTGTATAAGCCAATACCAAGAGATAGAGATCAAGTGTTTTCTAATTTTGATGGTGCGATTTTAGATATTATGCGTTTTATTTCTGGATCTACAAAGCAATTACAAGTGTATGATGCGGAGTTGAAGGATATCAAATGGATGAATAGTGCTGGTATAAAGCTTGATAAGGTTTTAATTCAAAAATCAGATAAGTCTGTATGGTTAAAGCAAGCACAATATTTGAAGGAGCATATTACCGATGCTGTGATAGATGAGGCGTTTAGTAAAGTACCAAAAGAAGCTCAAGACGAATCATTGCAAGAAATTAAAACCTTTCTGAAAGGGAGACGTTCTAATTTATTAGATATAGCTGAACGTTATTCTGATTATTTAAACGAATTAGTCATACTTACCGGAACAGATAAAGATGATTATATAGAAGTTAAAAGAATTGGTGATAATGAAACTCAAGTCATTATTTCCAGAATTAAAAAAGGAAAAAAAGCAGATGTAATTGTTGATCGTACTTTTAATAAAGATATCACTAAAGAATTATGGATTTATGCATTGGATGATGATGATATAATTGAAGTTACAGGAAAAGCTAATAATTTAATATTTACAAGGATTATTGGAGGTCAAAACAATGACGAGTACATTATTAATAACGGAAGACGTGTACGTATTTATGATCACAAATCGAAGCCAAACACGATTACTAAAAACGATGGCGCAAAAATAAACTTCACAGATATTTATAATAATAACTTATTTGATTTTCAGAAAAACATAGTAAAAACGAGTGTAATTACACCTAGTTTAGGTTATAATCCAGATGATGGTTTTAAAGTTGGAGTTGGTTTTAATTATACAGTTAAAGGATTTTCTCGTAATCCATACTCGCAACAACACCGTTTTAAAAGTGGTTACTTTTTCGCGACTAGCGGATTTAGTTTAAATTATGATGGAGAGTTTGCTAATCTTTTTGGAGATTGGAATTTACACGTCTCTGGACAACTAACCAGTGAGAATTTTACTAACAACTTTTTTGGTTATGGTAATCAAACAGCTAATAATGATGATGTTTTAGATTTAGATTATAATCGAATTAAAACAAGTATTTACGCCGCAAGTGTAGGGGTTTTGAAAAAAGGAGATTTCGGGTCGGATTACGGCGTTAAGGCATTAGTAGAAGCTATTGAAATTGGAGAAACGCCTGATCGTTTTATTGAAACTTTAGAGCCTTCTGCAATTAGTACTGATTTTTATGGAAGACGCTTGTTTGCAGGAGTAGAAGGGAATTTTAATTATCATAGTTTTGATAATGCTTCTAATCCAACTAGAGGTATGACTTTAGGTCTTGATGTTGGAGCAAAGACAGAACCAGAAGATACAAAATACACCTATGGTTATATAAATTCAGAGTTAGGGTTTTATAATGCTTTATCTACAAACAGAAAGCTAGTCTTAAAAACAGACTTACGTTCTCAATTACGTTTTGGTGATGATTTAATTTTTTATCAAGCAGCAAACATTGGTGGCAATAACGGTTTAAGAGGGTATAGATTACAACGTTTTACAGGGCAGAATAGTTTGACAGGTAGTGCAGACGTTCGTTATAGTTTTAATCAATTTAAAACACGAGCATTACCGTTACAATTAGGAGTGTTTGCGGGAGGAGATGTAGGACGGGTTTGGACTAAAAATGGAGATTCTAAGGTGTGGCATAACGATTATGGTGTTGGTTTTTGGGTAACTGCAGCCGATAGTGTTTCGGGGACGTTTAACTTTTTTAATAGTGAAGAAGGTTTACGTTTCTCTTTTGGATTTGGCTTGAATTTTTAA
- a CDS encoding Pycsar system effector family protein: MSKLVEKTEAFVFELLKNELPNTIVYHNHTHTLRVFKSTKEIIENSKIDVNDAEILELAALLHDVGYTQTRNGHEVISAKIARDFLTAQNANEHIIDTVESCILATQFDAQPQNELEKIIRDADCSHFGKKYFPEASEFLRKELELAGEATYTPAEWLNENIKVLSKKHSYYTDYALKNWQSRKEKNLAKLIKEKRKQKTKIKTEELKAKYKAQYKNESPERAIQSFYRTALKNHIKLSDIADTKANILLSVNAIIISVVLANLISKLDTNPYLTWPTVIFTLFSVISMVMSIIATRPNVTSGQFTKEDVKNKEVNLTFFGNFHKMGLKEFEWAINEMISDKEYIYKSLTKDLYFLGIVLERKYRLLRITYTVFMIGIIVSLLAFGLAVKNNPGVNIQDVLDTTTYIQSIIPKPFTAV; encoded by the coding sequence ATGTCTAAACTAGTTGAAAAAACCGAAGCTTTTGTATTTGAACTCCTTAAAAACGAGCTCCCAAACACTATAGTTTATCACAACCATACGCATACCCTAAGAGTATTTAAAAGTACAAAAGAAATTATAGAAAACTCTAAAATTGATGTTAATGATGCCGAAATACTAGAATTAGCTGCTTTATTACACGATGTTGGTTACACGCAAACTAGAAATGGGCATGAAGTTATAAGTGCTAAAATTGCTAGAGATTTTTTAACCGCTCAAAATGCAAACGAGCACATTATTGACACAGTAGAAAGTTGCATACTAGCAACACAGTTTGATGCACAGCCACAAAATGAATTAGAGAAAATAATACGTGATGCTGATTGTTCTCATTTTGGAAAAAAATATTTCCCTGAAGCAAGCGAATTTTTAAGAAAAGAATTGGAATTGGCAGGAGAAGCAACTTACACACCAGCAGAATGGTTAAATGAAAACATTAAAGTCCTATCAAAAAAACACAGTTATTATACTGACTATGCTCTAAAAAATTGGCAATCACGAAAAGAAAAAAACTTAGCAAAGCTTATAAAAGAAAAAAGAAAACAAAAGACAAAAATTAAAACGGAAGAGCTTAAAGCCAAATACAAAGCGCAATATAAAAACGAAAGCCCAGAACGTGCAATTCAGTCTTTTTACAGAACGGCTTTAAAAAACCATATAAAGCTAAGTGATATCGCAGACACAAAAGCCAACATCTTATTATCGGTAAATGCCATTATAATCTCTGTAGTATTGGCTAATTTAATTTCAAAACTAGACACCAACCCGTATTTAACTTGGCCGACAGTCATTTTTACACTGTTTAGTGTCATCTCCATGGTTATGTCCATAATAGCTACGCGTCCAAATGTAACTAGCGGGCAGTTTACTAAGGAAGATGTAAAAAATAAGGAAGTTAACCTTACTTTTTTTGGAAACTTCCATAAAATGGGACTTAAAGAATTTGAATGGGCCATTAACGAAATGATTAGTGACAAGGAATACATCTACAAATCCTTAACTAAGGATTTATACTTTTTAGGTATTGTTTTAGAACGTAAATACAGATTATTAAGAATAACTTATACGGTGTTTATGATTGGAATTATTGTCTCCCTTCTAGCTTTTGGACTTGCTGTTAAAAATAACCCTGGCGTTAACATCCAAGATGTATTAGACACAACGACATATATACAATCTATAATACCTAAACCATTTACTGCTGTTTAG